A single Candoia aspera isolate rCanAsp1 chromosome 5, rCanAsp1.hap2, whole genome shotgun sequence DNA region contains:
- the LOC134498549 gene encoding interferon alpha/beta receptor 2-like — protein MAFSMKPLNFCKLVYISAIISTFSSLLETSGPRLSLEMKRPEDFEYFLSWKAGNSSRTPACYTVMYKESNVDCNLPTMGTELKSAVRGQEQVNSYNNSRQVKYSLEVDAHIYICPDGLFTSGGSSFMVLSGRCLHLHHRHSLFPPTRSQQSQDPDHHVLGPWELATCPALSEADAQSPEIKYVLRWRMKRNSQQKPSKVGPTFWPIIMHFFGITVFLLKKMYSFLFLCSFLKSSYQKVQECTHITRPFCNLTNEFADFCKGYMIIIVIQYTSNGINYSDGLSFSPYFSRCFRPPQFNISVCQSCVNVTVKLSPLLLKVYQELHYTITVETADIKENRIDNKTKHDSFFTVLEDLHPNKNYCIAVHVYTVHNKQCTSTIPKCVMIDSNNRQDHIILSILAVLMVLVVVLCLFILHKTGFIFLKRKKWPRVLIIKHSMAYSIFGSDVEEVHNVQVQESKEQQHSEDEDSESDVESNFDTKCGTLNEISKFFSEVDITQKLSIGCSATTNELTRTLDNTTEKNQNDIDKGSPITQLYPSEVNSTHGAESERRGCLNVNLNTVMLGILDEKLDFSTTFDHEDIPDLKESCISDAFEPNHFTEMPDRQSFDVQSPLCSWENLSGSEDSESSDSETECTTGYMRR, from the exons ATGGCATTTTCCATGAAACCACTGAATTTCTGCAAACTCG tATACATCAGTGCAATAATATCTACTTTTAGCAGCTTACTTG aaaCTTCTGGGCCACGACTCAGTCTGGAAATGAAACGGCCAGAGGATTTTGAGTACTTTTTATCATGGAAAGCGGGAAATAGTTCAAGGACACCAGCATGCTACACAGTGATGTATAAGGAGAG taATGTTGACTGTAATTTACCTACCATGGGAACAGAGTTGAAATCAGCAGTGAGAGGCCAAGAACAAGTTAATTCTTACAACAACTCCAGGCAAGTAAAATACTCTTTAGAAGTTGATGCTCATATCTATATTTGTCCTGATGGTCTTTTTACCTCAGGAGGATCCAGT TTCATGGTTCTTTCTGGTCGATGCTTGCATCTCCATCACAGACATTCTCTTTTCCCCCCCACCAGGTCGCAGCAAAGTCAGGATCCAGACCATCATGTTCTAGGACCATGGGAACTGGCTACCTGTCCAGCTTTGTCAGAAGCAGATGCACAGTCACCAGAAATAAAGTACGTTCTAAGGTGGAGGATGAAAAGAAATTCTCAGCAGAAACCCAGTAAAG TTGGACCAACATTTTGGCCAATTATCATGCATTTCTTTGGAATCACTGTTTTCctattgaaaaaaatgtattcattctTGTTTCTATGTAGTTTTCTAAAATCAAGCTACCAGAAAGTCCAGGAATGTACCCATATTACAAGGCCATTCTGTAATCTAACGAATGAATTTGCAGATTTTTGCAAAGGATACATGATTATCATAGTAATACAATACACCAGCAATGGAATAAATTATTCAGATGGTCTGTCTTTCAGTCCATACTTTTCAC GATGCTTTAGGCCACCCCAGTTTAATATTTCTGTTTGTCAAAGCTGTGTAAACGTCACCGTGAAACTTTCACCTCTGTTACTTAAAGTTTATCAAGAACTTCATTATACAATCACAGTGGAAACAGCTGATATCAAGGAAAAT CGTATTGATAATAAAACCAAACATGACAGTTTCTTCACTGTTCTTGAAGATTTGCATCCAAATAAAAATTACTGCATTGCTGTTCATGTGTATACAGTTCATAACAAGCAGTGCACTTCCACCATTCCAAAATGTGTTATGATTGACTCCAACAATAGACAAG ATCATATTATACTTTCAATCTTGGCTGTATTAATGGTGTTGGTAGTGGTACTCTGTCTGTTTATCCTGCATAagactggttttatttttttaaaaaggaaaaagtggcCACGTGTCTTG ATCATCAAACATAGCATGGCTTATTCAATCTTTGGATCGGATGTCGAAGAAGTGCATAACGTCCAAGTCCAGGAAAGTAAAGAACAGCAACACAGTGAGGATGAGGACAGTGAAAGTGATGTTGAAAGTAACTTCGATACTAAATGTGGCACCTTGAACGAGATTTCAAAATTCTTCTCTGAGGTAGACATCACTCAGAAGCTGTCCATAGGCTGCTCAGCTACTACAAATGAGCTGACCAGAACATTAGataatacaacagaaaaaaatcagaatgataTTGACAAAGGCAGCCCAATTACCCAATTATATCCTTCTGAAGTGAATTCCACCCATGGAGCAGAATCAGAACGTAGAGGCTGCTTAAATGTAAACTTAAATACTGTGATGCTAGGAATATTGGATGAAAAATTGGATTTTTCTACAACATTTGACCATGAAGATATACCAGACTTGAAGGAGTCCTGTATTTCTGATGCATTTGAACCAAACCATTTCACTGAAATGCCAGATAGGCAGAGCTTTGATGTTCAAAGCCCTCTTTGTTCATGGGAAAATCTTAGTGGGTCTGAAGACAGTGAATCATCTGATTCAGAAACAGAATGTACCACTGGATATATGAGAAGATGA